The Gossypium arboreum isolate Shixiya-1 chromosome 2, ASM2569848v2, whole genome shotgun sequence region ttgttctttcaAGCAAATTGTGAAACAGGCAATAATTTTTTACGAATACTTGGCACGTGTAAAACATTAGATAAATGCAACACCTTATTTTTCATATGAAACGTAGCATTACCCAATAGTAGCATGTGTCACATCACCCATTAAAAGTGAAATATTACCTAAATATTGTGTGGATGTATTTAATGCCGAAGCCGCTTGACACACGTGATTGGTAGCTCCCAAGTTAGGGTACCATGATGTTAGAGCATTATCTCCTACAGGTAGAAGGACATATCGCTCCACATGATTTATAGTTGGATTCCCAAAATTTGGATCACAAGCAAACCCGAATATAGTAGTATTTGATGTATTTCCACTAGAAAATTTAGACCCTAAGAAATTTGGGATCCGAGGAAACCCAACACATGACCGAGGGCCAATGGGAGTACCTTGGTCGAACTCCCCAAATGGAGCAGGAACAGCCACAGAAGCAGGCCCAATCGGTCTTCGCATATCGGGCTGCAATGTTTACGAAGCCCCTATTCTAGTAGCAGGCCTATCTACATGTGAAGGCTGCAAAACACACGAAGGCCCAGCCTGCAAATGGACCTGCCCATTAAAGGCCACATGGTTGACCGATGGCCCAGCGCTATAACCCAAAGGAGGACCAGAATTAGGGTTAAAAAACCCCTTCATCACAGCATCAAGTTGAAAGCCAACCATTTCTAGCCCAGTTGCTGCATCCCTCGACAACGCTAGGGCTGGAGGACCATCATACTGCCGATCAAAATGGTAGTAACACCGTTGGGCCAAGTGACTAAGGCGCCATAGATCTGACACTGAACACGCCCTCTCCAACTCTGACCACGGCCACCATAGACAGCGTGACCACTCATTAGAGACGACGTCACCATCGGAAAAGCACGAGCTACATTGGTAGAGCTTACCATGTTGACCTGAATTGAGCTATCAAAAACaagttgtttttaatgattttcacaatACAAAAGAACTTCCACCAACCAATCAAGGTGCAAATGCGACCATCGTGACAACCACGTTAGATTCAATAGACAGTCCGACAAAAACCACATCAAGCTGCTCGCTATCAGTCAATAGGTGGTCAGAAGCAGCAAGGAGATCACGAAGACACTTAATCTTGGCCAGATAATCAGTGACAGTAAGAGTTCCCTTTTTTAAAGCATGCAATTCATGTTTGATTTTGGAGATCTTAGCACTAGAGGCAGCAACAAACAATTGAGAGGCCGTACTCCAAACCTCATGTGCTATCGATGTACCTGTAAAAGACGAGAGTAGATTTCTACTAATTGTGGATAAAATCTAAGAAGCAAGTAACTTATCTTGATGGTTAAAGTATATAAAATCAAGATTAGGAACTGACTTCACTTCTGAATCAAGAACAAATCAAGGTGGAAGAACGACCATGCCAAGAACGAAACTAGTTAAGTCATACACTTCAATGATCAATTTCATTTGATGTTGCCATTGAATGAACGTTTCTTCTTTCAGCTTCACAATGTCGTGGCAAGGAAAGGATTGGACCACACGGTAAAAAACATTATCAGCAACACCTTGTGATGGTGGATGAAGACTAGTGGTAGATGGTACAGAGTTGACTTCATTGGTGAACATAATGAGAGCGGTCGCCGTTAGAGACCAAGAATAATCACTTCAGGAACCAAGCAACTGATACCATGATAGAATACTAACAAAGAACTAATCAAAAGAAATCAAACTTAATATTGAATTTCATGTGAATCTATTCTTGTTTTCATTAGAAGCTCAATATATGTATTTATACAACTCTCAGTAGATAACTGCTATTAACTGACTACTAACAATTTCTAACAGATTACTAATAGCTACAACTACTTAATTGTTTTAACAAACTCCTAACAGTTTTGGTTTTCCCAACATTAAATTGAAAGTGAATGAGATCTGTACAAGCCCAACTTCACCCAGCCCATTAAAACTAAGACCCATTACAACTTTTGACCCAAACCCACATAGCCCAATACATTAAAGAAAAAAGAACTAAAAAACCCTAGCCTAATCAGTTATTGCCGCCCCGTGCCAGGTCTGCCACCGCCTGTCACGTCCACCGCCATTGTGCCACCGCCCAAGTTGCACCTGCAAGCATTAAACGAGAGAAGACAGAAAGCAAAAAAGGAGCAGTGTAAACAAATATATAAACCAAACGAAATTGTAAGAAGGATTTGGGCATTTTTTTTGTGAGAAATAGAAACAATATTCGACTTTGAAAGTACGAACAGATATCAGAGAGTAAAAACACACAATagcaaatataaaaaaatcaaatcgGAAGAACGAAACACatagaatcaaaataaaaaaaacaaaggtgatttcatcttctttcaatttatttctttttttctttcctacTTTCACACCTTTTTAttcgcatatatacatatactgtaaacaaaaaataataatagaaaatataaaaaaaaggaaaattttgccTTTTTCCATGGCGGCGCACGGCGGTCTGGCAACCCGACGGTGACCGGCCCCCCGGCCGGGAATCGCCcctctcccctttttttttccctCCAGCAgctcaaatgaattttttttttgctgaAAATAACCCTTTTATAGcgtcccaaaacgacgtcgttttggggctgccatttaaccccaaaacgacgtcgtttcgagCATGACCCGATCCGTCTGACCCGACCCGCCTCAGGATCCACGTATTTTTGTAGCATGGTCTAATTGCGCgcgcggtccttccgctttttacatgttttgcaatcaagtttttatttcttttaattagccCTGAAGTTTATTGCGTTTTGCGATTTGGTCCTCCCTTCAGCGACGTCGTTTTAAGGGCTCGGGAAAATTTCCCTTTTGGCCCTCTGCAGTCGCACTCGTGTTCAAATAGGTCCCCTatttcatatttctttttaaatcggcCCCAAAACTTCAGGTCCCCTatttcatatttctttttaaatcggccccaaaacttcatttttgttccgaatttagtccttttttagaGTTAATTTGGTTTTTATATGATTTTAacgttttattttaaatattatttattattctatttactattattgttattattattattattagtatattttaCTATCATTAGAATTATTTTGTAGTTTCATTTAatacttatatatttatattttatgtatatatttatagctattttcaatattattattatccctaacaaacatatatatacatatttaaatactattatatcGTATATTTTAAATACTACGTTATACATAcgtattattatatttatatctaTTTCTACCCTcattatatttgttattaatattaacatGTGTTTTATTATGTGTATATACCTTAAAcgaatatatgtatattttatataatattattaatattttttgttattttatttttttagtatttattttttattccttatatatatatgccgtgtaaatattttaatattatattatgtatacatttatacatatatatacatcttttaatattgtattcttattgttatgtatatacatttaatattatcatataattattttcaatatatatatttatgtaatgttttttattattattatcattatctttgtatttttactattattattattataccttTTATTATCACTATTgtttattactattatcattatatgttccttttattactattactttattattcttatttttactactattattattatcattactatcACATTATTagcatattattttttattaacacATTTTTACCTTTTTGTcaacataattatttttcttttactattttatattatatttatttattttactattaagTTTCCTTTTTTACTTATTCTTATTatccttatttatttttattttcattttcatcatctttattatttttatctattaCTCTCTTCTTAAGTTACATAgcttgcttatttctttcattttgTCATTTATATTACTCATTCATTATTATGCTTGTTAACATCATGATTCATTTCTTTCGTTTTACTAATTCGCGTCATATCATCCTTTACCCGACCCGAAATAATTCTTTCGTAAAAATAAATtttcgtatttggtaattcgagacaatcgtgccttAACTTACTAGGTTTCGATTTCTTCTCATtttacctaaataacggaatattctttCTAATCAATACGAATtttaaaaatgcttattctcagaGATACGTGgtgtagtgccctaacttaccgggtatgacattttggtACCTCGAAATAAGGTTTTTTCGtaaacaaaggcaatattcggtgttcgaaaattcgaggaaacgtaccctaacttattgggttttgattttcctcgttcaccttaactaaccgaatatccttttaaaagaagttaaaatacgttaattttaaataaaggcaagctTGTTCCCAAAgttcgagatgtcgtgtcctaacttactggacatggtgttttattacttcgagacaagaaagtctttaacatttgagcattttttgCAAAAAGGggtcgtattttaaattcttttaagttttcaaattttcgacactaagacactaattaatcaagtaggtaccaattttgggcgtatcgaggatgctaatccttcctcctgcgtaaccgactcccgaactcattttctgattttcgtagaccaaaaattatcgttttagtaaatcttaacttttattaaaatgattaatttaaggtgatctgatcacacctcatcaaaaaagaattggtggcgactcccgttttttcgttttcattttcaaaatctaagtcgattcccattttcaaaaaaatggttacgaaaAGATCAATACTGATACATCTCCAAAGTATTCGGCTTTGGTATTGAGATGATTATCGGGGTTCAAAGTAACCAAGCCAACAAAGAGTGCGCCCTCCACAACGACTAGGATTTCGATGGCACGAGGGGTTGAAGCCACCATTTGGTGCATAGCTAATGAGATGTCAAGAGTGTGAAGTCTTGGCATTTAGGCAATATTGACCGGAGTCACAGTTGATCCCTTTAGATTTGATGTGTTTCTAAAGTTGTTAACCTCTGAGAAGAAGAAATCTTCTGCTTTGGCAAGCTTTGGGTCCTTGCAGCACTTCCCATTATCAAGCACTGCATGAAAAACATGTTATTTCCATATTATGCCATGTAAATCTCATAGATTATTTCAAATAGTTTAGGAGCAACAGATAAAAGATCAGATGCATCGGCAAATGGGAAAACCAGAGTCAAGAGAGAAAATGCTAAGAGGAAATGAGAATATCACATCTCTGCTATGGAAATAGTCATTTCTGTCATCCTTGTAGTACTTGATTAATAAAACTTGATCCTTTTGGTACCTTGAATTCAGCAGATATGCAAGGCTGCTAAGGCAATCCAGGCCATATAAGATACAATTAATAGTTATTGTAAAACTTACCAGCTGGGCACGTTCCACATGCTGCTTCTCATTCAAATGTAAAATTCTGCATTTTTTAGTCATTCATTACAATATGATgctggcatatatatatatgatctgaTCATGTAAAGTTTTTTCATGCATCTACGTATAAACATATGCAGTTATGTACAAGCTTTCTGATTCTCACTGTCCAAGTAATGACATCTAGGTGCTTTGTCTTTGATTCTCATCAAATCAGGGATATTTTTTTAGGTACATAGGAAGCACGAATCAATTGAGCTAAGTTTTGTTATTGTTGGTGTATTCAGACTCCGAGAACAACATTTCTTGTAACAATACCGAGTACGAGTATCTAGtatttcattattaatttttttcatatattCATATGGGAAGATTAAAATTCCATGAGGATAAAGGCACAAAGTAGCTGAagaatgattgaattaagatttCTCTAAAAAGCAATAATCATTATATACATAGACTTGCTAAAtctttcatttgttttattttctttcttttcttttttttaattaaagaaTGAACACGATAATGGAGCGGTTCAGTACAAACTGCTACTGTGCTATCTATAAATAGACATGCTTTCATCCTTCATCCCTTATCAAGTTGAAGACTGTTTCTTAGTTCTTAAAACCATGAAAGCTGTTTATTTCCTTGCAGCATTTGTCCTTTTGGGTTTGGCTTCCAAACTTGCCTCAGCCTCTGATCCCAGCCCTCTTCAGGATTTCTGTATAGCAGTTAATGATGCCAAAAAtggtggtatatatatatatatatatatatatacatgttcttTTATATTCTTTGGATCTTCATCTTGGCATAATATTCTCTTACCATTTATGCAGTTTTCATTAATGGCAAGTTGTGCAAGGACCCAAAGCTTGCAACTCCAGAAGACTTCTTCTTTTCAGGGCTTAATATTCCAGGAAACACATCAAATCAAGTAGGATCAATGATCACTCCAGTCATTGTTTCAGGACTTAACACTCTTGGTATATCTCTTGTTCGAATTGATTATGCACCGTACGTTGGTCTAAATCCTCTTCACACACACCCTCGTGCCACCGAAATCTTAGTTGTTGTCCAAGGCACACTTTACGTCGGTTTTGTTACGTCAAACCCAGATAGTCGTCTCTTCACCAAAGTGCTATACCCTGGAGATGTCTTTGTTTTCCCACTAGGTCTGATTCACTTCCAGTTCAACATAGGGCATACCAATGCGGTTGCCTTTGCTGCTCTCAGTAGCCAAAACCCAGGGGTCGTCACCATTGCAAGTGCAGTGTTTGGCTCAGACCCGGATATCAATCCTGATGTTCTTGCCAAGGCCTTTCAACTGGACAAGAAAATTGTTAACCAACTTCAATCCCGGTTTTGGTCGGATAACGACAGTAGGAATTAATGTTAACTTCTACAGCCCCATCAAACTTAACTGTGTACCCAATTCTCTGCTATtgctaattttattttcaatttaattcaaatttaattactCTGTTTAATTTCGCTTCATCATATATTttgtttaattcttttattattttattttcattagatATGATGCCATTCATGCTCCAAAACCTGTGCCATATACTATa contains the following coding sequences:
- the LOC108466081 gene encoding germin-like protein subfamily 1 member 13, with product MKAVYFLAAFVLLGLASKLASASDPSPLQDFCIAVNDAKNGVFINGKLCKDPKLATPEDFFFSGLNIPGNTSNQVGSMITPVIVSGLNTLGISLVRIDYAPYVGLNPLHTHPRATEILVVVQGTLYVGFVTSNPDSRLFTKVLYPGDVFVFPLGLIHFQFNIGHTNAVAFAALSSQNPGVVTIASAVFGSDPDINPDVLAKAFQLDKKIVNQLQSRFWSDNDSRN